The Isachenkonia alkalipeptolytica genomic interval GCTGTATCTAGGGATTTTTTATGGCGTATCAAGCATCGTTGATCGAATGCACTATGATCCTACTGCTACGAACCAAATCGAGGATGGAGATTATCCGATATCGGATTTCACTTTTGATTTTGCAGCTTATGTAAGTCTCAATAAACCCGGATATTCGGTTGTGGGAACTTTAAATGAAAAATCTTTAGGTTTTGGGGAGTATGAACTACAATATCTTCTAATAGATAATGTTACTAAAGAACGAAATTATTTTCAAATGCGCCAGATAAGAGACGGAAAGCAAAATGACTTTGACAGTATCTATTATTTAAGGGATTTCTTAGGCGGGTTCAATGTAGCTGTAAACCCTGAATCTTATAATAAAGATACACAGGACGCGACGAATGAAAGAATGATAGAACATTTAGAAAAACTAAACCCCGCATCATTTGTATCCAGTTATGTAACTTTCCATGAAGATCTATCAATGGAAGAAATTTATGAAATGAGTAGAGCGTATTCAGATATCGATATTGGATGGGTAGGCGTACGCACCTATGATCCGGAAAAAGCAAAACCCCATCAACTGAATTATTTAACGGGCTTTACTCCGGACTTCAGAAGTGAATTAATTGGTGACTACCGACCGGATTGGAATGAATATCCATATTTTAACATAGGAGATATTAATCCAAATAATGAGCCTATCTCTATGGAAGATTATCCGGAAATTTATGAAACTCACTATTTATCGAGGTTGCGTTATTTACGGGATCGGCCGGAATTTGTGAAGATTTTCGATGCTGGACCTGAAAAAACTGACTACTACGAGGAAGCCGTGGAGTACATTGAGGAGAATGGGGTACACAGTTTTGGAGTTTTGGTCTATGGAGAAGCGGAAGATTTACTGGATTATTTTGATGGGACTTCATCCAATGTAAAATCCTTAACCATTGACCAAGTGTTGCCCTCAAGACCTTTTATTTATTAAATAAGAAATAGGACAGAGGAAGGGTTTAGTGTGACCCCTCCAAGAGGTACAATAACATTGGAGAGAGTACAAGATTAGAAATCGAATACGCTAAGCGGAGGAGTAAACCAGTTCATTATTTTGAAAATCTTAGCGCCCGTATCATTACGAGCTCACAGAGGGACGATTCTTTTGTGAGGTAGCAATACAAACGTATAGAGCATATAATTGATCATTTTTTCTGATTATATGAGTACTGAAACCGACAATCATATTTGAAGAAAGTTCAATAAATGGTTTTCCATAATTTATTAGAAGTCTCAATTTAGAGTTCATTATTTAGAATTATGTTGCTCGATGGACCAAAGAAATACTTTTATTATATG includes:
- a CDS encoding anti sigma factor C-terminal domain-containing protein — translated: MNFKEIFRRYQAGEATEEERKYIEEEMEKFEFMETYFSEQEFTEDVLKDQGKKEDPQEQNEDNSRGKDSVEYQELKNIQKLVNRRLGKVIIASVLAVVLLYLGIFYGVSSIVDRMHYDPTATNQIEDGDYPISDFTFDFAAYVSLNKPGYSVVGTLNEKSLGFGEYELQYLLIDNVTKERNYFQMRQIRDGKQNDFDSIYYLRDFLGGFNVAVNPESYNKDTQDATNERMIEHLEKLNPASFVSSYVTFHEDLSMEEIYEMSRAYSDIDIGWVGVRTYDPEKAKPHQLNYLTGFTPDFRSELIGDYRPDWNEYPYFNIGDINPNNEPISMEDYPEIYETHYLSRLRYLRDRPEFVKIFDAGPEKTDYYEEAVEYIEENGVHSFGVLVYGEAEDLLDYFDGTSSNVKSLTIDQVLPSRPFIY